In the Deltaproteobacteria bacterium genome, one interval contains:
- a CDS encoding acyl-CoA dehydrogenase has product MKMAYDEDQLFLQKTAREFVKAKSPVSRMRALRDTQDPIGFSKELWKEMAELGWLGVNLPESFGGSNMGFADLCILLEESGRNLMPEPFVETVVTGAELILQAGTQAQKETWLSSIATGDAVIGLAYQEARSRYNVCDVQLRAESSGEGFVLSGEKVQVLQSTGASVLVVTARTRGERKDEDGITLFLVDPTLEGVELRSQKRVDGLNANIVSLNNVELGADSVLGTVNEAMTVLAPALDKARIAMAAQMLGSAEQAFSLALDYLKERKQFGVAIGSFQALQHRATKLYVELELTRSAVMAAASCVDEAPEKVAMMASLAKAKASECFLHVANEAIQFHGGVGVTDEYDLGFYLKRARAASQTLGDADFHRDRWAELRSY; this is encoded by the coding sequence ATGAAAATGGCTTATGATGAAGACCAGCTTTTCTTGCAAAAGACAGCCCGTGAATTCGTTAAAGCGAAATCTCCGGTAAGCCGAATGCGTGCCTTACGGGATACGCAAGACCCTATTGGGTTCTCTAAAGAACTTTGGAAAGAAATGGCAGAGCTTGGCTGGCTGGGTGTGAACCTGCCTGAAAGCTTTGGTGGGTCGAATATGGGGTTTGCTGACTTATGCATTCTCTTGGAAGAGAGTGGGCGCAACCTGATGCCTGAGCCCTTTGTTGAAACTGTTGTGACGGGTGCGGAGCTTATTCTACAAGCTGGTACACAGGCTCAAAAAGAGACGTGGTTATCCTCCATTGCCACAGGCGATGCGGTGATTGGATTGGCCTATCAAGAGGCAAGAAGCCGGTACAACGTATGTGATGTGCAGCTTCGAGCTGAGTCATCCGGTGAAGGTTTCGTGCTCAGTGGCGAAAAGGTTCAGGTTTTACAAAGTACCGGCGCAAGTGTTTTGGTCGTTACGGCAAGAACCCGTGGCGAACGAAAAGACGAAGACGGCATCACCTTGTTTCTCGTAGATCCTACACTGGAAGGTGTTGAGCTTAGATCGCAAAAACGAGTGGATGGCCTCAACGCGAATATCGTTTCGTTAAATAATGTAGAGCTGGGGGCTGACTCCGTTCTGGGAACTGTCAACGAGGCAATGACTGTCCTGGCTCCGGCGCTTGATAAGGCGCGGATTGCCATGGCGGCGCAGATGCTTGGTTCGGCGGAACAGGCCTTTTCATTGGCATTAGATTATCTAAAAGAACGCAAACAGTTTGGTGTGGCCATTGGAAGCTTTCAAGCATTACAGCACCGCGCCACCAAGCTCTATGTGGAACTCGAACTCACGCGTTCGGCAGTGATGGCGGCAGCGTCTTGTGTGGATGAAGCGCCTGAGAAGGTTGCCATGATGGCAAGTCTAGCCAAAGCTAAAGCAAGCGAATGCTTTTTACATGTTGCCAACGAAGCCATTCAGTTTCACGGCGGTGTTGGTGTGACCGATGAATACGACTTGGGGTTCTACCTCAAGCGTGCACGGGCGGCGTCTCAAACATTAGGCGACGCCGACTTTCACCGTGACCGCTGGGCGGAGCTAAGAAGCTACTAA